A single Pantoea rwandensis DNA region contains:
- a CDS encoding ABC transporter substrate-binding protein — protein MKNMVAKKVARTSLALCLAGAGFVSHSQAADIPAGTQLSATQRIVINNGSEVSSLDPQKTEGVPESNVIRNLLEGLVETDNNGQIVPGVATQWSNQQGRIWTFTLREDARWSNGEPVTAQDFVYSWQRLADPKTASPYASYLQAAHIANIDPILAGKATPDSLGVKAIDAHHLEVTLTEPVPYFVDMLAHTAMKPVYRAAIEKFGEQWTQPQNYVGNGAYTLADWVVNEKIVLKRNPQYWDNAHSVIDEGVFLPLSSENSDINRYRSGGTDMTNSVVPPDLFKKLQQDLGDQVKVSPVLCTFYYEMNNKKAPFDDARVRTALKLTLDRDIIADKIMGQGQIPAYALTPPFTHGISPEAPAWSKQTQAERNASAKQLLTEAGFNAQHPLRFTLLYNTSEQNKRQAIAAASMWQKNLGAEVTLQNQEWKTLLETRRQAQYDVVRATWCSDYNEPSTFLNMLLSGSSINTAFYHSDAFDKLMAQTLTVADNTQRASLYQQAEAQLDKDSPIVPVYYRVSVRLVKPWVGGFTGKDPQDMLALKYYYIKKH, from the coding sequence ATGAAAAACATGGTAGCGAAAAAGGTTGCGCGCACGTCTTTGGCACTTTGTCTGGCAGGTGCAGGTTTTGTCTCTCACAGTCAGGCAGCTGACATCCCGGCTGGGACGCAATTATCAGCAACACAGCGCATCGTCATCAACAACGGCAGTGAAGTGTCTTCTCTCGATCCGCAAAAAACGGAAGGGGTGCCTGAATCCAACGTTATCCGCAATTTGCTCGAAGGGCTGGTTGAGACCGACAACAACGGTCAGATTGTGCCCGGGGTTGCAACGCAGTGGAGCAACCAGCAAGGGCGTATCTGGACCTTCACCCTGCGTGAAGATGCGCGCTGGAGCAACGGTGAACCCGTCACCGCGCAAGATTTCGTCTACAGCTGGCAGCGTCTGGCCGATCCGAAAACAGCTTCACCCTATGCCAGTTATTTGCAAGCCGCTCATATCGCCAACATTGACCCCATTTTGGCGGGCAAAGCCACGCCGGATTCACTGGGCGTGAAAGCGATTGATGCGCATCACCTCGAAGTGACACTCACTGAGCCTGTTCCCTATTTTGTCGATATGCTGGCCCACACCGCGATGAAGCCGGTGTATCGTGCGGCGATTGAAAAATTCGGCGAGCAGTGGACCCAACCGCAGAACTATGTGGGAAATGGTGCCTACACGCTGGCTGACTGGGTGGTGAATGAAAAGATTGTCCTGAAGCGTAATCCGCAATATTGGGATAACGCGCACAGCGTGATTGATGAGGGCGTTTTTCTGCCGCTCTCTTCCGAAAACAGTGACATTAACCGCTATCGCAGCGGCGGCACGGACATGACCAATAGCGTGGTGCCTCCTGATTTGTTCAAGAAGTTGCAGCAGGATTTGGGCGATCAAGTCAAAGTCAGCCCTGTGCTCTGCACCTTCTACTATGAGATGAATAACAAAAAAGCCCCGTTCGATGATGCCAGGGTACGAACAGCGCTGAAGCTGACGCTCGATCGTGACATCATCGCCGACAAGATCATGGGGCAAGGTCAGATTCCCGCCTATGCGCTGACGCCGCCATTTACGCACGGCATCTCGCCTGAAGCCCCGGCATGGTCGAAGCAAACTCAGGCCGAGCGCAACGCCAGTGCGAAGCAACTGCTGACAGAAGCGGGTTTCAATGCTCAGCATCCGTTGCGTTTCACGCTGCTTTATAACACCTCTGAACAGAACAAACGGCAGGCCATCGCCGCCGCCTCAATGTGGCAAAAGAATCTCGGTGCCGAGGTGACGCTACAAAATCAGGAGTGGAAAACGCTGCTGGAGACACGTCGTCAGGCACAATACGATGTAGTGCGTGCGACATGGTGCTCGGATTATAACGAGCCCTCAACCTTCCTTAACATGCTGTTGAGCGGATCGTCCATTAACACTGCGTTCTATCACAGCGATGCTTTCGATAAATTGATGGCGCAAACCCTGACGGTTGCCGATAACACTCAACGGGCATCTTTGTATCAGCAGGCCGAAGCGCAGCTGGATAAGGACTCGCCCATCGTGCCGGTTTACTATCGCGTCAGCGTTCGTCTGGTGAAACCCTGGGTAGGCGGTTTCACCGGCAAGGATCCGCAAGATATGCTGGCATTGAAATACTATTACATAAAGAAACATTGA